From Shewanella psychrophila, a single genomic window includes:
- a CDS encoding peptidase U32 family protein, which yields MSKTSIFTPDAISHIPNRLELLAPAKNAEFGMEAILHGADAVYIGGPEFGARLTAGNSVEDIARLCHFAHKYHAQVFVALNTILMDDELAGAQKLIWKLYEAGADALIVQDMGVLQLDLPPIALHASTQMDNRTAEKAVFLEQVGFSQVVLARELGLSQIREVATHTKMQLEFFVHGALCVAYSGLCNLSHAFSNRSANRGECSQMCRLPGELKTRQGEVLAQNEHLLSLKDNNQTDNLEALIDAGVRSFKIEGRLKDINYVKNITAHYRQELDKIIARRPELKASSHGRSVHCFTPNPEKTFNRGRTDYFVNDRSQGVSDFRSPKYIGEEVATVKRLGKNFIEVSSTNTFNNGDGLCYFPENYATAKQSDDKLQGLRVNRAEGLILHVLMVPGDLKVGMTIYRNRDQAFEVVLAKESSKRSIDVDIAVTDTYDGIKMIMTDVYGHQGEVSLAMEKLPANDQEAARGKLRKQLAKLGSTDFVAREISISTAQVWFAPASVINGLRRDVVAALEKARIDEYQRPKPWKHNQDAMYPSKHLSYLANVANQKSKDFYQQHGVIEIEDTYEKNGITEEVPLMVTKHCLRFNFNLCPKEVPGIKAEPMILEIGKDVLKLVFDCPKCEMLVVGANRQVPNEGRG from the coding sequence ATGAGTAAAACCAGTATCTTTACCCCTGATGCTATCTCACATATACCGAATCGACTGGAACTACTTGCCCCGGCAAAAAATGCGGAGTTTGGCATGGAAGCGATTCTCCATGGTGCCGATGCCGTCTATATCGGTGGGCCCGAGTTCGGCGCTCGTTTAACTGCGGGGAATAGCGTCGAAGATATTGCTAGGCTGTGTCACTTTGCTCATAAATATCATGCTCAGGTGTTTGTCGCCCTCAATACCATATTGATGGATGATGAGCTTGCCGGAGCACAAAAACTGATCTGGAAGCTCTATGAGGCGGGCGCCGATGCACTTATCGTGCAAGATATGGGGGTACTTCAGCTGGATCTTCCTCCAATCGCCCTCCATGCCAGTACTCAGATGGACAACCGCACCGCAGAGAAGGCGGTATTCTTAGAGCAAGTGGGTTTCTCTCAGGTCGTTTTGGCTCGAGAACTAGGCTTAAGCCAAATTCGTGAAGTGGCGACCCATACTAAGATGCAGTTGGAGTTCTTCGTTCATGGCGCTCTGTGTGTGGCCTACAGTGGCCTGTGTAATTTGAGTCATGCTTTTAGTAATCGCAGTGCTAACCGTGGCGAATGTTCGCAGATGTGTCGTCTGCCGGGTGAGTTAAAGACTCGTCAGGGGGAAGTTCTGGCGCAAAATGAACATCTGTTATCACTCAAAGATAATAATCAGACCGACAATCTTGAAGCCTTGATTGATGCAGGCGTTCGCTCATTTAAAATTGAGGGGCGACTCAAAGATATCAATTATGTCAAAAACATCACCGCTCATTATCGCCAAGAGCTGGATAAAATAATCGCCCGCCGCCCTGAATTGAAAGCCTCTTCCCATGGCCGCTCGGTACACTGTTTTACGCCTAATCCTGAGAAGACGTTTAACCGCGGCCGTACCGATTATTTCGTTAATGATCGTAGCCAAGGCGTCAGTGATTTTCGTTCGCCTAAATACATAGGTGAAGAGGTGGCGACCGTTAAGCGTCTGGGGAAAAACTTTATCGAAGTGAGTTCGACCAACACCTTCAATAATGGTGATGGATTATGTTATTTCCCTGAAAATTATGCCACTGCCAAACAATCTGACGATAAGTTACAGGGGCTGCGGGTCAATCGTGCCGAAGGACTAATATTGCATGTGCTGATGGTTCCTGGAGATCTTAAGGTGGGCATGACGATATACCGCAATCGTGATCAGGCCTTCGAAGTCGTATTAGCCAAAGAGTCTTCTAAGCGATCCATCGATGTCGATATAGCTGTCACAGATACCTATGATGGCATCAAAATGATCATGACTGATGTGTATGGTCATCAAGGTGAGGTCTCATTGGCGATGGAAAAGCTGCCAGCTAATGATCAAGAGGCGGCGCGTGGTAAATTACGTAAGCAACTGGCTAAACTAGGTAGTACAGATTTTGTCGCCAGAGAGATTAGCATTAGCACAGCCCAAGTCTGGTTTGCTCCCGCCTCTGTTATCAATGGTCTCAGACGCGATGTGGTGGCGGCGCTTGAGAAGGCCCGTATCGATGAGTATCAGAGACCTAAGCCCTGGAAGCATAATCAAGATGCCATGTATCCAAGTAAGCATTTAAGTTATCTGGCCAATGTGGCCAACCAAAAGTCGAAAGATTTCTATCAACAACATGGCGTGATAGAGATTGAGGATACCTATGAGAAGAACGGTATCACTGAAGAGGTGCCCTTGATGGTCACTAAACACTGTTTGCGTTTTAACTTCAATTTGTGTCCCAAAGAAGTGCCGGGGATCAAGGCCGAACCCATGATATTGGAGATAGGTAAAGACGTGTTGAAGCTGGTATTCGATTGCCCTAAATGTGAGATGTTGGTGGTTGGAGCCAACCGTCAAGTGCCCAATGAAGGTCGAGGTTAA
- a CDS encoding cupin domain-containing protein: MEKSNIFDKIPSDLTDEAFEQIGGNAKILIERIVSKAHVTPEGQWYDQDRSEWVMVLQGEAKLQFEQGELVHLQAGEHLDIPAHCKHRVAWTSTETETLWLAVHY, translated from the coding sequence ATGGAAAAGAGTAATATTTTCGACAAGATACCATCGGATCTGACTGATGAGGCCTTCGAGCAGATCGGTGGTAATGCTAAGATTCTCATAGAAAGGATTGTCTCTAAGGCTCACGTGACTCCCGAGGGACAGTGGTACGATCAAGACCGTAGTGAATGGGTTATGGTGCTGCAGGGAGAGGCCAAATTGCAATTCGAGCAAGGTGAGCTGGTACACCTACAAGCGGGTGAACATTTGGATATTCCGGCTCATTGTAAACATAGGGTTGCCTGGACCAGCACTGAAACTGAAACCTTATGGCTTGCGGTGCATTATTGA